GCCAAACACGTGATGAGTCTTCATACTAATGCCGGTCAAGTTACAGAACAAACAGCGGAAGGGGAGTTGCCGCTGCACatactaaaaaaatatatctaCTATTGCAGAACGTAAGACTCTATTACTTTCAAACACTAGACAATTACGTTCTCTATTCTGAATTGATTTATGTGCGCCTTCTGCAGACGCTGTGGTCCAAGACTTAGCAAAGAAGCGGGCGAAAAACTGAAGAATCGTTACGTAGTAATGCGTGCCAGCACGCGGGAACACGAGAAAGATACCGAGAAGAGATTATCTATTCCCATAACAGTGCGTCAGTTGGAAGCCGTCATAAGAATCTCAGAATCGTTAGCAAAAATGCAGTTGCAGTCCTTTGCCACTGAGGTTCATGTCAACGAAGCTCTGAGGCTGTTTCAAGTCTCAACTATGGATGCCGCCCTGTCCGGATCGCTAGCTGGTAATCTAGAATTAAACAACTAAGATGTACATACTTGTCCTACGACTTGGTACGCACTATCTAATCCATTTTTTGAAGATGAAAAAATCAGAATACCCACTTAATAGTGCGTACCGTGAGGGACAGATAGTGTGTATCGAGCCTCATCATTATAATTTCTAAATATAAATGTCTGAACAGGAGCGGAAGGGTTTACCTCGGATGAAGATCATGAGATGTTGTCTCGCATCGAAAAACAGTTGAAACGTAGATTTCCTATTGGGAATCAAGTGTCTGAGCAGAACATCGTCAAAGATTTTGTAAAACAAGCATATCCGGAACGTGCTGTCTATAAAGTTATACACACAATGATACGTCGCGGCGAACTCCAACATCGTATGCAACGTAAAATGTTGTACAGACTGCATTGAAATGTAACaatattctcttttttttttttatttcacgtactcttattcttattttaatataatgaTATTGTGCCTTCACGCGATATTTTTATACTTTGTACTGTATTTAGTCAGTTTCCAATTGTATAAACATACATAAATGTAAACACAAACTACGTTAAGTACTTATATAGATTTCTTTTCAGTTACGATGTCAGTTCATCTTTGAATGGATATAACGGATGATTTTCGACTCTGAAAGAATCATTATAAgaaacgttgtattatttttgtgaGAAATAAGGTACAGAGTGAATCTCGTAACATGTCGACTTCAAATAATTCGTAAGTTAATTGTAAAAAACAGATTACAGTACTGTATGTCCCCTTGGAAACCATGCAACATTACGAGATTCATCCGATATGTTTTATAACAAACTCACCCTTTAAAGAACAGAAAGTTAAAGATTCTTCCTCGTACACCCTTATCTAAAGTACCTAACAGTTTCATGTCATCTTCGTTCAATGCAAAATCGAATAGTTCGATGTTCTTTTTGATCCTTTCCGGGGACGCGCTTTTCGGGATTACAACGACGCCCAATTGTAGCAAGTAACGCAGTAATATTTGTGCCGGTGTCCGTTTGTATTCTGTGCTCAGCTTTTCGACCGCAGGATGTCCTAAAAGATCTGGATAGCTCTCGACGTCGACATTGTATTTCGTTTTGAAGTGCACTTTGGCTCCTGGTGACGCGAGCGGACTGTAGGCTGTTACGATAATATTGTGCGTTTTGCACAATTCTCTGAGTGAATTTTGTTGCAAATAGGCATGTAGTTCTATCTGATAAAATAGCAGAATCACGGGGTCAGTAACCTGTCTCTCAGCATTCGTTCCGTTTAATACTTACTTGTAAGTTGCTTGGTTTGATTTGTGCATTTTCCCATATACTTAACACTTGTTTCTCACTGAAGTTACTTAAACCTATGGATCTTGTACGACCTTTTCTCACTTGCTCTTCCATTTCCTGGGAGCATTAAAAGATTATGGAATACGTCTGTGAAATTACTTTGCAAATATGTATATACTgttcattaatttttcttcgATACCAAACCTTCCACACTGAAATAGGATCTGTATCCAGATCTAGGTCATAACTTCCATCTTCGCGAGTAGCCGGTGCATAAGTAGATTCATCCCGTTTGAAAGCAAAAGGCATATGGACTAAGTACATGTCCAGATAATTCAACCCGAGTTTCTCCAACGATAACTGAATGTACTTCTCCACATCTGATGGTCGATTGCCATAGTGGGGTAACTAAAAAGATGATTAATCATTTTCCTTAatgtacaataaaattaatgtctcTAAATATCACCTTTGTAGTGATAAAGAGATCCTCTCGTTTCCCACCGTTTGCGAACCACTTTTTTAATACTGCTCCGATTGCATCTTCATTGTTGTAATTAAATGCAGTATCAATGTGTCTGTAGCCAATATCTAAAGCAGTCGTTACagcattttcaatttcttcagGTTTAGCCTATGATGCACAGTAAACGTTTGGTAATACAGTTCCGATGTAGTTTATTGCCACTTTTAAACTAGCAAATGATAGTTTAAAAGTAGagttcttatattatttaatgttaaatcACCTGCCATGTGCCCAAGCCTACAGTGGGCATATCATATCCAGACAACAATCGAACTGTACTCATTGTTCCTTTTTTTGATTGAGCCAATGCTGCAAAGGCTACTTGTGAATAATTTCTCAACAATATTTAATAACTTCCTTATCAACTATCATAAGATTCCAATTATTCCTATGGCTACCATAAAGTATTATTTGTGGGTATTTAAGAATTAACTACTTCCTGGTGATGCTATTTAGATACAAAATCAATTTCTAAAGTTAGATCAACCTTGTACTGTTCCGAATACATAAGTCCGCGTTTGTCGAGAAATAGGGGTTGTTGTATATATCTCGCGAAGACGCGTATTGATCTGCAGCAACTTTTTTATGTAGCGTCGATTTAAATGCTCTATGCAATAATTGTTGTTTATAAAAGAACGGATTTTTGTATAGTTGGAATTGAAACAGCTCAAAATACTCTTCGTGCatcggaaaaaaaaaatttaaattaccCGGTCGCGGGCCGTTCACGAAGTATGTTTCAGTTATAGTTAACAGCCTTATTCAGCCCttataaataaatgaaagacTTCTAACTAAATAATAACATTTAAAAGATTAAATTAACAAAATTGAATACTTACAAAACGTTAAAAACGGGTCCAGTTGTTGATTCGTTACAGAGAAACAATTGACAAATTGATATTTTATGCATTGATACATCGATATGTGAAGCAAGCGTTCTCGATGTTTAAACATATTTCTTATATACATGATTAATTAGTAAGGATTTTTACgagttataattttaaaaattattcaatgcTTGTAACTTTTAAACAAAATGTACAGTCTGGTAGAATTATCTTTCCCGCGTTACAATAGTCTTATCAACGAGATTTATCGATATTCCTAAATCGATGTCTCTTCTCCAAGAGAAATATAAGAAAATGTATAATTTTACTGTGCGTAAATACAACGGGATTTGTGCAATTATTTCAAAAGATAAAATTGCAGATTTTTTCCTATTGTTTCGTAAGGACAGCTTTGCTTCTTCTTTAGATAACGTTGGATAATATCAAGGGTACAAAGGTGACataatgtgaaaatttatttcataaaaatgtttgatAACGTGCGAACGGTCTGTGCATAGAACATAGAGTATACTAGAGGCGAAACTCCTGTCGGACACGGAAACTTTTTAAAACGTTGGAAAGCGTGCGATATTTGAAACGTAATATACTGTAAAAACGTGAAACGTAATGTAACTGGAATATCCATATACGTTGAAGACGAATTTCACATCGAGTAGCAAAATATGTAATTCTGAAGCTACGTTCATAGTGTACAAACTTTCGGAAAAAATGCGCGAGTTTCGCCTCTATAAGATTACTGTAGAGTACTCTGTGGACTGTGACAGAGCTGAAGCTGGCAGCATTACGTGTCTACAATTCAATTTGAACGTGTGTTTGATTACGTTTTCAGCTAACATGGAAACACTGTCATGCTCGTTCGTAGTTAAGTACCAAAACATTTTACCGTAATTTATGACTAAATCATCTAGATTTTCATAGTGGAAACATGTTGATTTACGATGTTCTGCACAAAGAAACAGTGTATCATTCGGTTGTCAGCGATCTTCGGAACTATGGGGTCAAGTACCGGTTCAAGAAGAGCATGTTCAAAACTGAAAGACTTGAAGGGAGCAAGCAAATCTCGAAGAAAGTGTTCAAAACCCCCTTATCTTATCAATCGTTAGATGTCGTGAACCTGTCCTCGGGTGGTATTGTTCATGTGCCGATTTTCGTTAGTCGAGCCACTGCCTTTTTAGAGAAATATGCTACCCAAGAAGGATTATTTAGAAAAGCAGGTTCACAACTTCGTCAGAAAGAGTTGATTGTCCGCTTGGACAATGGTGGAACCTTGGGAGAGAAGCACCACGCGATCGATGTGGCTAATTGCTTGAAAACGTTCTTTCGAGATTTACCAGAACCATTGATCCCTTATGCGTACCATGATCTATTCGTACACTGTGCTATGCTGAAAGCTTATCAAGTAGAAGCATTGTTATTGGCCTGTATTCTTCTGCCACCGCATCATCTCAACACTTTAGCATTTTTCATGGAATTTCTACGAAAAATATCACTGTacgaaaaacaaaacaaaatgggCATTGATAATTTAGCAAAAGTAATTGGACCGAATGTAATGCCTCTGCAAGAAACTACCATGTCTGCTGTGCAGATGCGTCTTGAATTGCATTTGATTGTTGTAAAGGTAATAGATTAGTTTTAAATGTTATACATTATATAAAAACTGTATATACATGATGCAGTTTATTAACATTGTTACAGATTTTAATTGAGAATGCTGAGAGTATTGGTGTCTTACCGGTTCATATAACACAAGCCATTTCTATGGAAACGATCGGGAGTACCGATAATGAGTTAGATGTGTCTGATAGCCATTCACGTCTTAAATCAAGGAAAAAGAAACACCGCAGTGGAAGTCTTACACGTAAGCCACACCTAAGTGCCTCCAACCTCAATCTAAGTATGTCTGTGAATCTGTTAATAgtaatttattctttattttgctAACATTAATAACATTGCTTCTTAACAAACACAAAATTTGGCAGTTTATCTTAACGTTCTCTTAACTAACACACTAATGCATTTGCCTGATTAATTAACATAGCTTCATGTATATCTTTTATATATGTAGAATTTGTGTGCATTTGTACAATTTCTGTCTTTAGGAATGTTTAATGGTTTAAAGAAGATGGTTGGTAAAAGTGCTGTACCTGAAGAAAGCAATGTGTTAGATAACCAAGGAGTTCCTGAAAATTGTGATCCAACTAATGCATCAACTGCTAAACCAACAAAGAAAAGGAAAGTACTTGAACGAGCAGAACTATTGAGTACAAAGAAAAAGTGTGTACTAAAATGTACATTGTTATTTGAAAGCTTGAAACATTGCTCAATAAAGGGTGTTCCAAGCTTTTATACAACGGTCTgccaattaattaaatatttatgattTAATCTGTGTTGTAGGAGAGTTGT
This genomic interval from Halictus rubicundus isolate RS-2024b chromosome 15, iyHalRubi1_principal, whole genome shotgun sequence contains the following:
- the LOC143361812 gene encoding aldo-keto reductase family 1 member A1, giving the protein MYIRNMFKHRERLLHISMYQCIKYQFVNCFSVTNQQLDPFLTFSLAQSKKGTMSTVRLLSGYDMPTVGLGTWQAKPEEIENAVTTALDIGYRHIDTAFNYNNEDAIGAVLKKWFANGGKREDLFITTKLPHYGNRPSDVEKYIQLSLEKLGLNYLDMYLVHMPFAFKRDESTYAPATREDGSYDLDLDTDPISVWKEMEEQVRKGRTRSIGLSNFSEKQVLSIWENAQIKPSNLQIELHAYLQQNSLRELCKTHNIIVTAYSPLASPGAKVHFKTKYNVDVESYPDLLGHPAVEKLSTEYKRTPAQILLRYLLQLGVVVIPKSASPERIKKNIELFDFALNEDDMKLLGTLDKGVRGRIFNFLFFKGVENHPLYPFKDELTS